Proteins from a single region of Rhodovibrio salinarum DSM 9154:
- a CDS encoding DNA-binding protein, which yields MQYATLDSVRNAVADLTAEGIRPSIPQIRLRLGGGSHTTILRCLRELREEALPSENEEANSDTRDLPKAISTGLDCVDSALQRLEDGIRQTLTEELAAEQRRLQEAHQSEIEHLKKRISDAWSRCEEASHETQDLCDDLDATQAELERVRHERDRLRSDHNQLAASLAQLRDDLKCVEQEHDRIAADRDAAKEGADAARAASERADQECARALAARDTAIAERDAATGSLDDTRADLRQTAARLAGATATVEARDTALASCREECEQLRSRCAELEVSIQRSEAARGNAEGRLSALQDAYAADRAAWQRERQEFLAQLRPSRKSGSSKSSTPSSDT from the coding sequence ATGCAGTACGCCACACTCGACTCTGTCCGGAATGCCGTCGCCGACCTGACTGCAGAGGGCATTCGCCCATCGATTCCGCAAATACGCCTTCGTCTCGGCGGCGGCAGCCATACGACAATACTGCGATGCCTGCGTGAACTCCGCGAGGAGGCACTGCCGTCTGAGAACGAAGAAGCCAATTCTGATACCCGGGACTTACCGAAGGCGATCTCCACCGGTCTCGATTGCGTGGACAGCGCTCTGCAAAGGCTCGAGGACGGCATACGTCAAACGCTTACTGAAGAGCTCGCTGCGGAGCAGCGGCGTCTGCAAGAGGCTCACCAGTCCGAGATCGAGCATCTCAAGAAACGCATCAGCGATGCGTGGTCCCGGTGCGAGGAGGCCAGCCACGAAACCCAGGACCTTTGTGACGACCTCGACGCTACGCAGGCCGAACTCGAACGCGTTCGCCATGAGCGTGATCGGCTGCGTAGCGACCACAACCAACTCGCGGCATCATTGGCGCAACTGCGAGACGACCTGAAATGCGTTGAGCAGGAACACGATCGCATCGCAGCCGACCGAGATGCAGCCAAAGAAGGCGCAGATGCGGCCCGAGCCGCGTCGGAGCGGGCCGACCAGGAATGTGCGAGAGCGCTCGCGGCGCGCGACACCGCAATCGCGGAACGCGACGCGGCGACCGGCAGTCTCGACGACACGCGTGCCGACTTGAGGCAGACCGCCGCGCGTTTGGCTGGAGCGACAGCCACCGTCGAAGCGCGGGACACCGCTCTCGCGTCGTGCCGTGAAGAGTGTGAGCAACTTCGGTCAAGATGCGCCGAGCTCGAGGTCTCCATTCAACGGTCGGAAGCGGCGCGCGGAAACGCTGAGGGTCGGCTGTCAGCCTTACAGGATGCGTACGCGGCAGATCGTGCAGCTTGGCAACGGGAGCGCCAAGAATTTCTGGCTCAGCTTCGTCCTAGCCGCAAAAGCGGATCGAGCAAATCCTCGACCCCCAGCAGCGATACGTAG
- a CDS encoding Tll0287-like domain-containing protein: MTMHIRRTLAAAVALAAATGVAVPADRAGAQDAEAADVPQEEVKAARGLVKTFFQELKGELTAAIKEGGPTHAIGVCNEVAPRIGGTLSAESDWSIGRTALRVRNPRNSPSPRERAVLKSFQQRHADGEGFKTMEDVAVIEEGGRRYVHYMKAIPTQEACLACHGTEVKEEVLNAVDENYPADGATGFEKGELRGAFSLVKPLPTN, translated from the coding sequence ATGACAATGCACATCCGGCGTACGCTCGCCGCCGCCGTCGCGCTCGCAGCGGCCACCGGCGTGGCCGTCCCAGCCGATCGCGCAGGCGCGCAGGACGCCGAGGCCGCGGATGTTCCGCAGGAGGAGGTCAAGGCCGCCCGCGGGCTGGTGAAGACCTTCTTCCAGGAACTGAAGGGCGAATTGACCGCCGCCATCAAGGAGGGCGGGCCCACGCACGCGATCGGCGTGTGCAACGAGGTGGCGCCCCGGATCGGCGGCACGCTATCAGCGGAGAGCGACTGGTCGATCGGCCGCACCGCGCTCAGGGTCCGCAACCCGCGCAACAGCCCTAGCCCGCGCGAGCGCGCGGTGCTGAAGTCGTTCCAGCAGCGCCACGCCGACGGCGAGGGCTTCAAGACGATGGAAGACGTAGCCGTGATCGAGGAAGGCGGCCGGCGCTACGTCCACTACATGAAGGCGATCCCGACCCAAGAAGCCTGCCTCGCCTGTCACGGCACAGAGGTGAAGGAAGAGGTTCTCAACGCGGTCGACGAGAACTACCCCGCCGACGGCGCCACCGGCTTCGAGAAGGGCGAGCTGCGCGGCGCCTTCAGCCTGGTGAAGCCGCTGCCAACCAATTAA
- a CDS encoding DUF2474 family protein — translation MARAKISNCLQAIGVVREDRADPARAGADRAWKRLAWFGVLWAGSVAALSLVGLAIKLALGQ, via the coding sequence ATGGCGCGCGCCAAGATTTCCAACTGCCTCCAGGCGATCGGCGTGGTCCGCGAAGACCGCGCCGATCCTGCCCGCGCGGGCGCCGACCGCGCCTGGAAACGCCTCGCCTGGTTTGGCGTGCTGTGGGCGGGCAGCGTCGCCGCGCTCTCACTGGTCGGGCTAGCGATCAAGCTCGCTTTGGGGCAGTAG
- the cydB gene encoding cytochrome d ubiquinol oxidase subunit II — protein MIDPATIWAALIAVAVLAYILLDGFDLGIGILYPLVKSEQDRDIMMNSVAPVWDGNETWLILGGGGLFAVFPLAYATILPALYAPLTAMLLALVFRGAAFEFRWRSKRHKHFWSAAFAGGSILAAFAQGVALGALVQGIEVANRSYAGGWFDWLTVFSVMTGCALVVGDALLGATWMVMKTEGHPRQQAVRLAWVFGALTLAAIGSVSLWTPLLNDAYLARWFDWPNLVLSGVMPLLVLGCAALLARGLQRGPDALPFLAANGLFVLCYIGIGISFYPYIVPHSVTIWNGAAPDSSLWFLLAGTAVLLPMILGYTAYVYWVFRGKVDPNEGYH, from the coding sequence ATGATCGATCCAGCAACCATCTGGGCCGCGCTGATCGCGGTGGCGGTCCTGGCCTACATCCTGCTCGACGGCTTCGACCTCGGCATCGGCATCCTCTACCCGCTGGTGAAAAGCGAGCAGGACCGCGACATCATGATGAACTCGGTCGCCCCGGTCTGGGACGGCAACGAAACCTGGCTGATCCTGGGCGGCGGCGGCCTGTTCGCGGTGTTCCCGCTGGCCTACGCGACGATCCTGCCCGCCCTCTACGCGCCGCTGACGGCGATGCTGCTGGCGCTGGTGTTCCGCGGGGCGGCGTTCGAGTTCCGCTGGCGCAGCAAGCGGCACAAGCACTTCTGGTCGGCCGCCTTCGCAGGTGGTTCGATACTGGCGGCCTTCGCCCAGGGGGTGGCGCTGGGCGCGCTGGTCCAGGGCATCGAGGTCGCCAACCGCAGCTACGCCGGCGGCTGGTTCGACTGGCTGACGGTGTTCAGCGTGATGACCGGCTGCGCGCTGGTGGTCGGCGACGCGCTCTTGGGCGCGACCTGGATGGTGATGAAGACCGAAGGCCACCCGCGCCAGCAGGCCGTGCGCCTCGCCTGGGTATTCGGCGCGCTGACGCTGGCGGCGATCGGCTCGGTCAGTCTGTGGACGCCGTTGCTGAACGACGCCTACCTCGCCCGCTGGTTCGATTGGCCCAACCTGGTCCTCAGCGGCGTGATGCCGCTACTGGTGCTGGGCTGCGCGGCGCTGCTGGCGCGCGGATTGCAACGCGGGCCGGACGCCCTGCCCTTCCTGGCCGCCAACGGCCTTTTCGTGCTCTGCTACATCGGCATCGGGATCAGCTTCTATCCCTACATCGTGCCCCATTCGGTGACGATCTGGAACGGCGCGGCGCCCGACAGCAGCCTGTGGTTCCTGCTCGCCGGCACGGCCGTGCTGCTGCCGATGATCCTGGGCTACACGGCCTACGTCTACTGGGTGTTCCGCGGCAAGGTCGACCCGAACGAGGGCTATCACTGA
- a CDS encoding cytochrome ubiquinol oxidase subunit I produces MSGIVMSYQFGTNWSTFADKAGPIVGPLMGYEVLSAFFLEAGFLGIMLFGFNRVGPKLHLFATAMVAFGTLFSTFWILSVNSWMQTPAGFAINDAGQFVPDDWWAIVFTPSFPYRLVHMVLAAYLTTAFVVGGVGAWHLLKNSRDRGARIMFSMAMWMAIVVTRLQIVAGDLHGLNTLEHQPAKIAAMEGHYETESGAPLYLFGIPDDEAGELHYSIGIPNLGSFILTHDWDGAVKGLDAFPEDQRPPAAWVFWSFRIMVAFGLAMVGVGLWSLIQRRRRQLYDDTWLKRAAVAMAPSGFVAVLAGWVTTEVGRQPYTVYGLLTTADSASAVGAPAVATSLVAFILVYFTLFGAGTVYILRLMAKPPEAGESDRPEGPTRSAGLTPAASVAPDKVFPAE; encoded by the coding sequence GTGTCGGGCATCGTAATGTCCTACCAGTTCGGCACGAACTGGAGCACCTTCGCCGACAAGGCAGGCCCGATCGTAGGCCCGCTGATGGGCTACGAAGTACTGAGCGCCTTTTTCCTGGAGGCGGGCTTCCTCGGCATCATGCTGTTCGGCTTCAACCGTGTTGGCCCGAAGCTGCACCTGTTCGCCACCGCCATGGTGGCCTTTGGCACGCTGTTCTCCACCTTCTGGATCCTGAGCGTAAACAGCTGGATGCAGACGCCCGCCGGCTTCGCGATCAACGACGCCGGGCAGTTCGTACCCGATGACTGGTGGGCGATCGTCTTCACCCCCTCGTTCCCCTACCGGCTCGTGCACATGGTGCTGGCCGCTTACCTCACGACCGCGTTCGTGGTCGGCGGCGTGGGCGCCTGGCACTTGCTGAAGAACAGCCGCGACCGCGGGGCGCGGATCATGTTCTCGATGGCGATGTGGATGGCGATCGTAGTCACGCGCTTGCAGATCGTGGCCGGCGACCTGCACGGCCTGAACACGCTGGAGCACCAGCCCGCCAAGATCGCCGCGATGGAGGGCCACTACGAGACCGAGAGCGGCGCCCCGCTCTACCTGTTCGGCATTCCCGACGACGAGGCCGGTGAGTTGCACTATTCCATCGGCATCCCGAACCTCGGCTCGTTCATCCTGACCCACGACTGGGACGGCGCGGTGAAGGGTCTGGACGCCTTCCCGGAAGACCAGCGTCCACCGGCCGCCTGGGTGTTCTGGTCGTTCCGGATCATGGTCGCCTTCGGCCTCGCGATGGTCGGCGTCGGCCTCTGGAGCCTGATCCAGCGTCGGCGCAGGCAGCTCTACGACGACACCTGGCTGAAGCGCGCGGCCGTGGCGATGGCGCCGTCCGGCTTCGTCGCCGTACTCGCCGGCTGGGTCACCACGGAGGTCGGCCGGCAGCCCTATACGGTCTACGGGTTGCTGACCACGGCCGACTCCGCTTCAGCCGTCGGCGCACCAGCGGTCGCGACCTCGCTGGTCGCCTTCATCCTCGTCTACTTCACGCTGTTCGGCGCTGGCACGGTCTACATCCTGCGCCTGATGGCGAAGCCGCCGGAGGCCGGCGAGAGCGACCGCCCCGAGGGGCCGACCCGCTCGGCCGGGCTGACGCCCGCGGCCTCGGTCGCGCCCGACAAGGTCTTCCCCGCGGAATAG
- a CDS encoding transposase codes for MGRSRGGRTTKCHGVCDERGRLRRFCMTAGQRNDIVAAWELVDGISPEADALIGDKGYDSNELRAWLEDQGLTPVIP; via the coding sequence ATCGGCCGCTCCCGCGGCGGGCGGACCACGAAGTGCCACGGCGTCTGCGACGAACGCGGCCGGCTGCGGCGGTTCTGCATGACGGCCGGCCAGCGCAACGACATCGTGGCCGCCTGGGAACTGGTGGACGGGATCTCACCGGAGGCCGACGCGCTGATCGGCGACAAAGGCTACGACAGCAACGAGTTGCGCGCCTGGCTGGAAGACCAGGGGCTGACGCCGGTGATCCCGTGA
- a CDS encoding transposase: MDGQRPAQNADLYRERNRIERAFNRLKDYRRFATRFDKLATTFEATVALIATRIWFLV, encoded by the coding sequence TTGGACGGCCAACGCCCCGCCCAAAACGCCGACCTCTACCGAGAACGCAACCGGATCGAACGCGCCTTCAACCGCCTGAAGGACTACCGGCGCTTCGCGACCCGCTTCGACAAGCTCGCAACCACATTCGAAGCTACCGTCGCGCTCATCGCTACGCGAATATGGTTCCTGGTTTGA
- a CDS encoding Dps family protein, producing MNEAVVQSESEQTPITVLCDVLADSYFLYLKAHNFHWNVEGPRFRSLHNMFEEHYSDLWNALDDIAERIRALGAYAPGTYAKFKARSSIKENEQIPTAEAMLDELIADNETVLRTLRASVSVAEAHGDSATADLLTERLGAHEKQIWMMRSMRA from the coding sequence ATGAATGAAGCAGTCGTTCAGAGCGAATCTGAACAAACACCCATCACCGTGTTGTGCGACGTTCTGGCGGACAGCTACTTCCTTTACCTAAAAGCGCACAACTTCCACTGGAACGTCGAGGGTCCGCGGTTCCGCAGTCTGCATAACATGTTCGAGGAACATTACAGCGACCTGTGGAATGCGCTGGATGATATCGCCGAGCGGATTCGGGCGTTGGGCGCCTACGCACCGGGCACCTACGCCAAGTTCAAGGCGCGCAGCTCGATCAAAGAGAACGAACAGATACCGACGGCGGAGGCGATGCTCGACGAGCTGATCGCCGACAACGAAACCGTGCTCCGCACGCTCCGGGCGTCGGTATCGGTCGCGGAGGCGCACGGCGATTCAGCCACCGCGGACTTGCTGACCGAGCGCCTTGGCGCGCACGAAAAGCAGATCTGGATGATGCGCAGCATGCGGGCGTGA
- a CDS encoding sulfurtransferase, with protein MAYPKVPIAAALLAASAITVSPALAERVTPGPVVNADWLAEHRGEVAVLDVRRNLDAFAEAHIAGAAPVSWDAVRTTRVIDGVERQKVRLDAETFQQLMRDAGVDTDEPVVITSPGKAAGQITTQARLYWTFAYYGHDDVAILDGGNAAWRAAGHDMATGEVEITAGDYTSGNPDESVLATVAEVDAARTDAGVQLTDNRPMPYYLGLEQAGYVYAAGHIPSAVNVPFTLNVSAKGPATLRDTETLRAVYAHQGASMDNGAIAYCNSGHVSALTWFVMSKVLGNENAQLFDGSMHVWTQDASRPVTNPARP; from the coding sequence ATGGCATACCCGAAGGTTCCGATCGCCGCCGCCCTTCTCGCAGCGAGCGCGATCACCGTCAGCCCCGCACTGGCCGAGCGCGTGACACCCGGTCCCGTCGTGAACGCCGACTGGCTGGCCGAGCACCGCGGCGAGGTCGCTGTGTTGGACGTGCGCCGCAATCTGGACGCCTTTGCTGAGGCTCACATCGCTGGTGCCGCACCCGTTAGCTGGGACGCGGTGCGTACCACGCGCGTCATCGACGGGGTCGAGCGGCAGAAGGTCCGCCTGGACGCCGAGACCTTCCAGCAGCTGATGCGCGACGCCGGCGTCGACACGGACGAGCCTGTGGTTATCACCTCTCCAGGCAAGGCTGCCGGGCAGATCACCACGCAGGCGCGGCTCTACTGGACATTCGCCTATTACGGCCATGACGACGTCGCGATCCTGGACGGCGGCAACGCGGCCTGGCGGGCGGCCGGGCACGACATGGCGACCGGCGAGGTCGAGATCACGGCGGGCGACTACACCTCCGGAAACCCGGACGAGAGCGTGCTCGCCACGGTGGCGGAGGTCGACGCCGCACGCACCGACGCCGGCGTGCAGCTGACCGACAACCGGCCGATGCCCTACTACCTCGGCCTTGAGCAGGCGGGCTACGTCTACGCTGCCGGCCACATCCCGAGCGCGGTGAACGTGCCCTTCACCCTGAACGTCTCAGCTAAGGGCCCAGCCACGCTTCGGGACACGGAAACGCTGCGCGCGGTCTACGCCCACCAGGGCGCGTCGATGGACAATGGCGCGATCGCGTACTGCAACAGCGGCCATGTCTCCGCGCTGACCTGGTTCGTGATGTCGAAGGTGCTTGGCAACGAGAACGCCCAGCTCTTCGACGGCTCGATGCACGTCTGGACGCAGGACGCCAGCCGGCCGGTTACCAACCCAGCGCGGCCGTAA
- a CDS encoding SulP family inorganic anion transporter: protein MISPSSSRILPALTWLRHYGRRELSSDLVAAIIVTIMLIPQSLAYAMLAGLPAQVGLYASILPLVAYALFGSSRALAVGPVAVVSLLTAATISRVAEPGTEGYLGAAVALALLSGLMLLTMGLLRLGFLANLLSHPVISGFITASGILIAVSQLKHILGVDAHGHTLVQMGHSLAQQLERTHGWTLLLGSGATAFLFWVRTQLKPLLRKRVGLPPFAADMLAKAGPVAAVVVTSATVAVFDLDTQGVSVVGDVPQGLPPFTVPPLELELWSSLATSALLISVIGFVESVSVAQTLAAKKRQRIDANQELTGLGTANIASAFSGGFPVTGGFSRSVVNFDAGAETPMAGVFTATGIAATALFFTPLFQALPKATLAATIIVAVLSLIDLGAIRRTYRYSKTDFAAMAATMVIVLGVGVEAGVVTGVGLSLALHIWRTSRPHAAVVGQVPGTEHFRNIERHSVVTSPQVLTLRVDESLYFANARYLEDTVYDLVARSPDVSDVILMCSAVNVIDASALESLEAINARLRDAGVTFHLSEVKGPVMDNLARSTFLDDLSGRVFLSQHQAMEALAPDTVRRAQVATAT from the coding sequence ATGATCTCCCCGTCGTCGTCGCGGATCCTTCCGGCGCTCACATGGCTCCGGCACTACGGCCGCCGCGAGCTGTCCTCGGATCTTGTCGCGGCGATCATCGTCACCATCATGTTGATCCCGCAAAGCCTGGCCTACGCCATGCTAGCGGGGCTACCGGCGCAAGTCGGCCTCTATGCCAGCATCCTGCCGCTGGTGGCCTATGCACTGTTCGGATCGAGCCGTGCGCTTGCCGTCGGACCGGTGGCGGTTGTGTCCCTCCTCACGGCCGCCACCATCTCAAGGGTCGCAGAACCGGGCACCGAGGGCTACCTCGGCGCTGCGGTTGCCCTCGCCCTGCTGTCCGGCTTGATGCTGCTTACCATGGGTCTGCTACGGCTCGGGTTCCTGGCGAACCTGCTGAGCCATCCCGTCATTTCTGGCTTTATCACCGCGTCCGGAATCCTGATCGCGGTCAGTCAGCTGAAGCACATCTTGGGGGTCGACGCACACGGTCATACCCTTGTTCAGATGGGGCACTCGCTGGCGCAGCAGCTGGAGCGGACGCATGGCTGGACGCTGCTGCTGGGTTCGGGCGCGACAGCGTTTCTGTTCTGGGTGCGCACGCAGTTGAAACCGCTGCTGCGCAAGCGCGTCGGGCTACCGCCTTTCGCAGCCGACATGCTGGCCAAAGCCGGCCCCGTGGCCGCCGTCGTCGTGACCTCTGCCACGGTCGCAGTGTTCGACCTCGACACTCAGGGTGTCTCTGTGGTTGGGGATGTGCCGCAAGGGCTACCGCCTTTCACAGTTCCGCCGCTTGAGCTCGAGCTATGGTCCAGCCTCGCGACCTCGGCGCTGTTGATCAGCGTGATCGGGTTCGTCGAGTCCGTGTCGGTCGCACAGACCCTGGCGGCAAAGAAACGTCAGCGGATCGACGCCAACCAGGAACTCACCGGTCTCGGTACGGCAAACATCGCATCGGCGTTCTCCGGCGGCTTCCCCGTCACCGGCGGCTTTTCTCGGTCGGTCGTGAACTTCGACGCGGGCGCGGAAACGCCGATGGCCGGGGTCTTCACGGCTACCGGCATCGCGGCCACCGCCCTTTTCTTCACACCGCTATTTCAGGCGCTGCCAAAAGCGACGCTGGCGGCAACGATCATCGTCGCCGTGCTGTCGCTGATCGATCTCGGTGCAATCCGGCGGACCTACCGCTATTCAAAAACCGACTTCGCCGCGATGGCCGCGACAATGGTGATCGTCCTTGGCGTCGGCGTTGAAGCTGGGGTGGTGACAGGTGTCGGGCTGTCGCTCGCTCTGCACATCTGGAGAACCAGCCGGCCGCACGCGGCTGTCGTCGGCCAGGTGCCGGGCACCGAGCACTTCCGCAACATCGAACGGCACAGCGTGGTGACAAGTCCGCAGGTCTTAACCCTGCGCGTCGACGAAAGTCTTTACTTCGCCAATGCCCGATATCTCGAAGACACGGTTTACGACTTGGTCGCGCGATCGCCCGACGTGTCCGACGTGATCCTGATGTGCTCCGCCGTCAACGTGATCGACGCCAGTGCTCTGGAGAGCCTGGAGGCGATCAATGCGCGTCTGCGAGATGCCGGCGTTACCTTTCACCTCTCCGAAGTGAAAGGCCCGGTGATGGATAACTTGGCGCGGAGCACCTTCCTCGACGACCTCAGCGGGCGCGTGTTCCTAAGCCAGCATCAAGCAATGGAGGCCCTGGCCCCGGACACGGTCCGCCGTGCCCAGGTAGCTACGGCAACATGA
- a CDS encoding TIGR01244 family sulfur transferase: protein MPVIPVTETLAVGPQLTVDDMADLAAAGYTTVVNNRPDGEQPDQPESDDLRAAADRHGLTFLHQPVVDGEITQAQVDAFARTLAHSDGPVAAFCRSGKRSVTLWALANSQTADIDALVATASAAGFDLTDLLDKTVHLRGR from the coding sequence ATGCCCGTTATTCCAGTCACCGAAACGCTTGCTGTCGGACCTCAGCTGACCGTCGACGATATGGCGGACCTAGCGGCTGCGGGCTACACCACCGTCGTCAACAATCGCCCCGATGGTGAACAGCCGGATCAGCCGGAATCGGACGACCTGCGCGCGGCCGCCGATCGGCATGGCTTGACCTTTCTCCACCAACCGGTGGTCGATGGTGAGATCACACAGGCCCAGGTTGACGCGTTCGCGCGCACGCTGGCGCACAGCGATGGCCCAGTTGCCGCCTTCTGTCGCAGCGGCAAGCGCTCGGTCACGCTCTGGGCGCTCGCGAACAGCCAAACGGCGGATATCGACGCGTTGGTGGCGACGGCGAGTGCCGCCGGCTTCGATCTCACGGATCTTCTGGACAAAACCGTGCACCTCCGCGGTCGGTAA
- a CDS encoding MBL fold metallo-hydrolase, with the protein MTTPQPDVTGFFDPKTFSVQYVVADPATRQCAIVDPVLNYDEKAGRTSSEHADAILQYVEEQGLSVQWILDTHPHADHFSAAGYLKEKTGAPIAIGEHVKDVQQLWKKLYNWPAETPTDGRQWDRLFADGDTFQVGEIPVRVMYSPGHTLASITYVIGDAAFVHDTLFQPDFGTARADFPGADAHTLYASIRRILEELPGETRLFTGHDYMPGGREPQWESTVVQQRANNPHVQDGIDEASFVDTRKKRDADLPMPALILHALQVNTNAGQLPMPEDNGVSYLKIPLNQL; encoded by the coding sequence ATGACTACGCCCCAGCCCGATGTCACCGGGTTCTTCGACCCCAAGACGTTCAGCGTGCAGTATGTCGTTGCCGATCCGGCGACCCGGCAGTGCGCGATCGTCGACCCGGTCCTGAACTACGACGAAAAGGCCGGCCGCACCTCGAGCGAGCACGCCGACGCCATTCTGCAGTACGTTGAGGAGCAGGGCCTGAGCGTACAGTGGATCCTGGATACCCACCCGCACGCCGATCACTTCTCGGCCGCCGGCTATCTCAAGGAGAAGACCGGCGCGCCGATCGCGATCGGCGAGCACGTCAAGGATGTCCAGCAACTCTGGAAGAAGCTCTACAACTGGCCGGCCGAAACGCCGACCGATGGCCGGCAGTGGGACCGCCTGTTCGCCGACGGCGACACCTTCCAGGTCGGCGAGATCCCGGTGCGGGTGATGTATTCACCCGGCCACACGCTGGCCTCGATCACCTATGTGATCGGGGACGCCGCGTTCGTGCATGACACGCTGTTCCAGCCCGACTTCGGCACTGCCCGCGCGGACTTTCCGGGCGCAGACGCGCACACCCTCTACGCATCGATCCGGCGCATCCTGGAGGAGCTGCCGGGGGAGACGCGGCTGTTCACCGGACACGACTACATGCCGGGCGGCCGGGAGCCGCAGTGGGAGTCCACAGTCGTCCAGCAGCGGGCCAATAACCCGCACGTGCAGGACGGTATCGACGAAGCGAGCTTCGTCGATACCCGCAAGAAGCGTGACGCCGATCTGCCGATGCCGGCGCTGATCCTGCACGCCCTGCAGGTCAACACCAATGCCGGCCAGCTGCCGATGCCCGAAGACAACGGCGTCTCCTACCTGAAAATCCCGCTCAACCAGCTCTGA
- a CDS encoding peroxiredoxin has translation MNETQPTLPRLNEPAPDFHTKTTHGPRKLADYKGRWLVLFSHPADFTPVCSTEFMAFARNHDRFLDLGCDLIGLSVDSTHSHIAWVRSIKQNFGVDIRFPIIDDISMQVSSAYGMIMPGASDTSAVRATFVIDPEGTLRAMLYYPMPTGRSIDEIVRLVQALQCADANGVATPEAWQSGDRAIVPPPATVEEAEKRAEQGYDYTDWYFCTTQV, from the coding sequence ATGAACGAGACGCAGCCGACGCTGCCGCGCCTGAACGAGCCGGCACCGGACTTCCACACCAAGACCACCCACGGCCCACGTAAACTGGCCGACTATAAAGGCCGCTGGCTGGTGCTGTTCTCCCACCCGGCCGACTTCACGCCGGTATGCAGCACCGAGTTTATGGCCTTCGCACGTAACCACGACCGGTTTCTCGATCTCGGCTGCGATCTGATCGGTCTGTCGGTCGACAGCACGCATTCGCATATCGCCTGGGTGCGCAGCATCAAACAGAACTTCGGCGTCGACATCCGCTTCCCGATCATCGACGACATTTCGATGCAGGTCTCCAGTGCCTACGGCATGATCATGCCGGGGGCGAGCGACACCTCCGCGGTGCGCGCGACCTTCGTGATCGATCCCGAGGGCACGCTGCGGGCGATGCTTTACTACCCTATGCCCACCGGCCGTAGCATCGACGAGATCGTCCGACTGGTGCAGGCGCTGCAGTGCGCCGACGCCAACGGCGTCGCCACGCCCGAGGCCTGGCAGTCGGGCGACCGGGCGATCGTGCCGCCGCCGGCGACAGTCGAGGAGGCCGAGAAGCGCGCCGAGCAGGGCTACGATTACACCGACTGGTACTTCTGCACGACGCAGGTCTAG
- a CDS encoding hydrogen peroxide-inducible genes activator gives MTPSLRQMRFLCALANELHFGRAAAACNVTQSTLSSGLKDLEAALGVTLAERGNRHVILTPIGEEIAVRARGVVAAAEDISELAARHAGPLSGDLRLGAIPTIGPYLIPAALSHLRQSFPDLKLYLREELTESLLAGLRAGRLDAALIALPFETGELVTEQLFDDGYQLAAPRGHDLTSAQAIDGRELADQHLLLLERGHCLQGHALQAIPEVALPADESFAATSLTTLLAMVQEGIGLTLIPQLAIDAGIAGAHEVALAPLQRTCPRHVVLAWRPTSPREAEFRALSEAFRNARADMAVGSGSRPNR, from the coding sequence ATGACCCCGAGTCTGCGTCAGATGCGCTTTTTGTGCGCGCTGGCTAACGAACTGCACTTCGGCCGTGCCGCGGCAGCCTGCAATGTCACGCAGTCGACCCTTAGTTCTGGACTGAAGGACCTGGAAGCGGCGCTCGGCGTCACGCTGGCAGAGCGCGGGAACCGGCACGTCATCCTGACGCCGATTGGCGAGGAGATCGCCGTCCGGGCGCGCGGCGTGGTGGCAGCCGCCGAGGACATCTCGGAACTGGCCGCCAGACATGCGGGCCCGCTTTCCGGCGACCTGCGGCTGGGCGCTATCCCAACTATCGGGCCGTACCTGATCCCAGCAGCGCTGAGCCATCTGCGACAAAGCTTTCCGGACCTCAAACTCTACCTGCGCGAGGAGTTGACCGAGAGCTTGCTGGCAGGTCTGCGTGCAGGCCGGCTGGACGCGGCGCTGATTGCGCTGCCTTTCGAAACCGGGGAATTGGTGACCGAGCAGCTTTTCGATGATGGCTATCAACTGGCCGCGCCGCGGGGCCACGATTTGACAAGTGCCCAAGCCATCGATGGGCGTGAGTTGGCTGACCAACACCTTCTCCTCTTGGAACGCGGGCATTGCCTGCAGGGGCACGCGCTCCAGGCGATCCCCGAGGTCGCGTTGCCGGCCGATGAGAGTTTCGCGGCGACCAGCCTGACCACGCTGCTGGCGATGGTGCAGGAGGGCATTGGTCTTACCCTGATCCCGCAGCTCGCAATCGATGCCGGGATCGCGGGCGCCCATGAAGTTGCGCTGGCGCCCTTGCAGCGGACCTGTCCGCGCCATGTTGTTCTTGCCTGGCGCCCGACGTCACCGCGCGAAGCGGAGTTCCGTGCGCTTTCCGAGGCGTTCCGGAACGCGCGCGCTGACATGGCTGTAGGGTCCGGGAGCCGGCCAAATCGGTAG